A DNA window from Micromonospora sp. NBC_01739 contains the following coding sequences:
- a CDS encoding immunoglobulin-like domain-containing protein has product MAPTPSHAADDQLNEGLVHRFALDETSGTTLVNSGSAGSAANATLVNPQKATLTGDGVRFNPESYEGALEGAYVKLPDNLTAGMTNLTVDYDVWIDPANVGEHQMWSFGAKSGSCDADTGGQGAIFASNTQRFRVAVGSTNLQQNRVRMTEGAWTHVTYTQSLNPNGTSWTGRLYLDGVLHATAPNLSTPPSVNAAGTTCNFLARSQNSGHYSFRGTLRDFRIYDRAVSVEETRALAQRTVAVGVRADAEAIDLGLTSAIVRDIVLPKVGSVAGSAITWTSSDPSVVEVYTPPAVPSARKVAVTGRITRPAQGQPDATATLTATLRKGADEVVTREIPVVVKAEFDDAQAVDRDTFDLTLYATDDVRGNLHLPADGEFGSTITWKSTTDLVTPTGEVTRPVFGRADVEATLTATITKGGASKTKSFPVTITAMPRSEEYERYFLGYFKGEGIADGEQIMFATSNGNTALDWTGLTGGRPSLISQLGDQGLRDPHIVRSPDGDTFYMIATDLNWYDQGGYNINDTQYIEVFESHDLVNWTPQRHVKVAPDDAGNAFAPESLWVEEIGAYVVFWAQSLWDDPVNRTGQGNAQMWYATTRDFQTFSPPQVWQDPAPLSRIDTTAIKVGDHYYRVTKNEAGNQGSDIFSEKHTDFLDSDIDNWTLLAPALGRTTWVANQGYEGPIIFKANPGDTACPGQFYLWGDRYTNGGGYQAACHEDIEAPTWNPKAITMTNAGVVRPRHGTVIPLTLREWNDIRGIPNSDVTTTTEVTVEAYASGAQTTTATATVTAADGFQTGGQVRFSLGSWSTVAYLDDGAATVTLPTGLPAGTRTVKAEYLGHDYLKASEGTASVQVPAGSKAVKVKAKAAPASVARGGTFELKVTVEPAGGPKKQAATPTGEVTVTFGGAVQVVSLVEGKVVVDLPTADLQPGQYQVHVAYSGNPTYQGHAGNHQKLTVRKR; this is encoded by the coding sequence TTGGCACCGACGCCATCCCACGCCGCCGACGATCAGCTCAACGAGGGCCTGGTGCACCGCTTCGCCCTCGACGAGACCAGCGGAACGACACTGGTCAACTCCGGTAGCGCGGGCTCGGCGGCGAACGCCACCCTGGTCAATCCGCAGAAGGCGACACTGACCGGCGACGGGGTCAGGTTCAACCCCGAGTCGTACGAAGGCGCTCTCGAAGGTGCCTACGTGAAGCTGCCGGACAATCTCACCGCCGGCATGACCAACCTGACGGTCGACTATGACGTGTGGATCGACCCGGCGAACGTCGGCGAGCACCAGATGTGGAGCTTCGGCGCCAAGTCCGGCTCCTGTGACGCCGACACCGGGGGCCAGGGGGCCATCTTCGCCTCGAACACCCAGCGGTTCCGGGTGGCCGTCGGTTCCACGAACCTGCAACAGAACCGGGTCCGGATGACCGAGGGGGCGTGGACCCACGTCACCTACACCCAGTCGCTGAACCCGAACGGCACGAGCTGGACCGGCCGGCTGTACCTCGACGGGGTGCTGCACGCCACGGCGCCCAACCTGAGCACCCCGCCCTCGGTGAACGCCGCCGGCACCACCTGCAACTTCCTAGCCCGCTCGCAGAACTCGGGCCACTACTCCTTCCGCGGCACCCTCCGGGACTTCCGGATCTACGACCGGGCCGTCAGTGTCGAGGAGACCCGGGCCCTGGCGCAACGGACCGTCGCCGTCGGGGTCCGCGCGGACGCCGAGGCCATCGACCTCGGCCTGACCAGCGCGATCGTACGGGACATCGTGCTGCCCAAGGTGGGTTCGGTGGCGGGCTCGGCCATCACCTGGACCAGTTCGGACCCCTCCGTCGTGGAGGTCTACACCCCGCCGGCCGTGCCCAGTGCCCGCAAGGTTGCGGTGACCGGCCGGATCACCCGACCCGCCCAGGGCCAGCCCGACGCGACCGCCACCCTCACGGCCACCCTGCGCAAGGGCGCCGATGAGGTGGTCACCCGGGAGATCCCCGTGGTGGTCAAGGCGGAGTTCGACGACGCCCAGGCGGTCGACCGGGACACCTTCGACCTGACCCTGTACGCCACCGACGACGTACGCGGAAACCTGCACCTGCCGGCCGACGGCGAGTTCGGCTCCACCATCACCTGGAAGTCGACCACCGACCTGGTCACCCCGACCGGTGAGGTGACCCGCCCGGTCTTCGGCCGTGCCGATGTCGAGGCCACCCTGACCGCGACCATCACCAAGGGCGGGGCCTCTAAGACGAAGTCCTTCCCGGTGACCATCACCGCCATGCCCCGCTCCGAGGAGTACGAGCGGTACTTCCTGGGGTACTTCAAGGGTGAGGGCATCGCCGACGGCGAGCAGATCATGTTCGCCACCTCCAACGGCAACACCGCCCTGGACTGGACCGGTCTGACCGGAGGCCGCCCGTCCCTGATCTCCCAGTTGGGAGACCAGGGCCTTCGAGACCCGCACATCGTCCGCTCACCCGACGGCGACACCTTCTACATGATCGCCACCGACCTGAACTGGTACGACCAGGGCGGGTACAACATCAACGACACCCAGTACATCGAGGTGTTCGAGTCGCACGACCTGGTCAACTGGACCCCGCAGCGGCATGTGAAGGTCGCCCCGGACGACGCCGGCAACGCCTTCGCCCCCGAATCCCTGTGGGTGGAGGAGATCGGCGCCTACGTCGTGTTCTGGGCCCAGTCCCTGTGGGACGACCCGGTTAACCGGACCGGTCAGGGCAACGCCCAGATGTGGTACGCCACCACCCGTGACTTCCAGACCTTCTCACCACCCCAGGTCTGGCAGGACCCGGCCCCGCTGTCCCGGATCGACACGACCGCCATCAAGGTCGGCGACCACTACTACCGGGTGACCAAGAACGAGGCCGGCAACCAGGGCTCGGACATCTTCTCCGAGAAGCACACCGACTTCCTGGACAGCGACATCGACAACTGGACCCTGCTCGCCCCGGCTCTGGGGCGTACCACCTGGGTCGCCAACCAGGGCTACGAGGGGCCGATCATCTTCAAGGCCAACCCGGGCGACACCGCCTGCCCCGGCCAGTTCTACCTGTGGGGTGACCGGTACACCAACGGAGGTGGCTACCAGGCCGCCTGCCACGAGGACATCGAGGCACCTACCTGGAACCCCAAGGCGATCACGATGACCAACGCCGGGGTCGTCCGCCCCCGGCACGGCACGGTGATCCCGTTGACCCTGCGGGAGTGGAACGACATCCGGGGGATCCCGAACAGCGATGTCACGACCACCACGGAGGTGACCGTCGAGGCGTACGCCAGCGGGGCCCAGACCACCACGGCCACCGCCACGGTCACCGCGGCTGACGGGTTCCAGACCGGCGGTCAGGTGCGGTTCAGCCTGGGCTCCTGGTCGACGGTCGCCTACCTGGACGACGGCGCGGCCACGGTCACCCTGCCGACCGGCCTGCCCGCGGGCACCCGGACGGTCAAGGCCGAGTACCTCGGCCACGACTACCTGAAGGCCTCGGAAGGTACGGCCTCAGTTCAGGTGCCCGCCGGATCCAAGGCCGTCAAGGTCAAGGCGAAGGCCGCCCCGGCGTCGGTCGCCCGTGGCGGCACCTTCGAGCTGAAGGTGACCGTCGAGCCGGCCGGCGGGCCGAAGAAGCAGGCCGCCACCCCGACCGGGGAGGTCACGGTCACCTTCGGGGGAGCCGTGCAGGTCGTGTCGCTGGTGGAGGGCAAGGTGGTCGTCGACCTGCCGACCGCCGATCTGCAACCCGGCCAGTACCAGGTGCATGTCGCCTACTCCGGCAACCCGACCTACCAGGGTCACGCCGGCAACCACCAGAAGTTGACCGTACGCAAGCGGTAG
- a CDS encoding CHAT domain-containing protein, which yields MDREDLRPGVRARLLLDWYWLSAARGRRAEAAAGYQTVIELAAAEDLGELRSEALLEAGILARNDGRLPDAEELLVRAGEVAVQQEDWLRAGQVLAQRAAVAHQGYQFLPARERLAELAEVLGRCPPSDRTDQLRADLCHRVAVSARIARDFDLARESLVEARDRYAALGRRVGAANAERELGAVLDQVGDTTGARQAYERAFVQYLRAGRPLGAAHAARRLGQMRLLDVPEDPDAAGYARRRFEQALRLGDGEPGNRLGCEFFLARLDRLTGDLDAAEARLAALPYDDFPNPRDLSQVALEWAMVSLDRGDRASAIDLLNQAVLPLDADRDPSAASIAHYHLAYQLILDDQVEAARDHSVIAFTLAEKAGRRLAAPDDRENFYQDQRQTYILAMHCAARAGDGRTAFAVATAARAEAVSAFVQTGARLSEDLRELVDAIVLAGDSPELPELYRRLDRAATAELRRAVTPQPAGLAETVAALPPGGHALILDVLEDETTICNRVWLPPDGTPRVDEVRLSDELRAWLDRYHAAEPGTAAVAQEAELAALGEAIIPPGLAQVLAAGGQPPLVVSTGGLLGPVPVAAVRVGSRYLAELARIVVVPAITLWTSLRARPTRTGVSFRAYLDPDLPGTQREETLLKEAFPQAQLLCRRDVRPTLAEADGLGGMLLSVHGTATSGLGQALLLAPDDPLTAAELLTCRLPEAVLMPACWAARLDLRGAQEPFGLPIAALLAGARWVLAGTVEVSGTRTATLLGAVYRRLAAGLAPVDALRGAQLDYLRRYPNAPVALWAGLTIVGDGFTPATLEAAEPLDAGPGCSGS from the coding sequence GTGGACCGCGAGGATCTCCGCCCCGGGGTCCGGGCTCGACTCCTGCTGGACTGGTACTGGCTGTCGGCCGCCCGTGGCCGGCGGGCGGAAGCCGCCGCCGGCTACCAGACGGTGATCGAGCTGGCTGCCGCCGAGGACCTGGGGGAGCTGCGGTCCGAGGCCTTGCTGGAGGCGGGCATCCTGGCCCGCAACGACGGGCGGCTCCCCGACGCCGAAGAACTGCTGGTGCGGGCCGGTGAGGTAGCGGTCCAGCAGGAGGACTGGCTGCGGGCCGGACAGGTCCTGGCACAGCGCGCCGCCGTCGCCCACCAGGGCTACCAGTTCCTGCCCGCCCGGGAACGGCTGGCCGAACTCGCCGAGGTGCTGGGGCGGTGTCCACCCTCGGACCGCACCGACCAGCTCCGGGCCGACCTCTGTCATCGGGTGGCCGTGTCGGCCCGCATCGCCCGGGACTTCGACCTGGCTCGGGAGTCGCTGGTCGAGGCCCGGGACCGGTACGCCGCCCTGGGCCGCCGGGTCGGGGCGGCAAACGCCGAACGCGAGCTGGGCGCGGTACTGGACCAGGTGGGTGACACCACGGGCGCCCGCCAGGCGTACGAGCGGGCGTTCGTCCAGTACCTGCGGGCCGGCCGGCCCCTGGGCGCGGCGCACGCCGCTCGTCGGCTGGGGCAGATGCGGCTGCTCGACGTGCCGGAGGACCCCGACGCGGCCGGCTACGCCCGCCGCCGGTTCGAGCAGGCGCTCCGGCTCGGCGACGGGGAGCCGGGCAACCGCCTGGGCTGCGAGTTCTTCCTGGCCCGGCTGGACCGGTTGACCGGCGACCTCGACGCGGCCGAGGCCCGGCTGGCGGCGCTGCCCTACGACGACTTCCCTAATCCCCGGGACCTGTCTCAGGTCGCCCTGGAGTGGGCCATGGTGTCCCTCGACCGTGGTGACCGGGCATCGGCCATCGACCTGCTCAACCAGGCGGTGCTGCCGCTGGATGCCGACCGGGACCCGAGTGCGGCCTCGATCGCGCACTACCACCTCGCGTACCAGCTCATCCTCGACGACCAGGTGGAGGCTGCCCGGGACCACTCGGTCATCGCGTTCACCCTCGCCGAGAAGGCCGGCCGTCGGTTGGCCGCCCCGGACGACCGGGAGAACTTCTACCAGGATCAGCGGCAGACCTACATCCTGGCCATGCACTGCGCCGCCCGTGCCGGCGACGGCCGGACGGCCTTCGCGGTGGCGACCGCGGCCCGCGCCGAGGCGGTGTCCGCCTTCGTGCAGACCGGCGCCCGCCTCAGCGAGGACCTGCGGGAACTCGTCGACGCCATCGTGCTGGCCGGGGACTCCCCCGAGCTGCCCGAGCTGTACCGGCGGCTGGATCGGGCGGCCACCGCGGAGCTTCGGCGGGCGGTCACCCCACAACCGGCCGGCCTGGCGGAGACCGTGGCCGCGCTGCCGCCCGGCGGACACGCCCTCATCCTCGACGTGCTGGAGGACGAGACCACCATCTGCAACCGGGTCTGGTTGCCACCCGACGGCACCCCCCGGGTGGACGAGGTACGCCTCAGCGACGAGCTGCGGGCCTGGCTGGACCGCTACCACGCGGCCGAGCCCGGCACGGCCGCCGTCGCCCAGGAGGCCGAGCTGGCCGCGCTGGGAGAGGCGATCATCCCGCCCGGATTGGCGCAGGTGCTAGCCGCGGGCGGGCAACCACCGCTGGTCGTGTCGACCGGTGGGCTCCTGGGCCCGGTGCCGGTGGCCGCGGTCCGGGTCGGCTCGCGCTACCTGGCGGAACTGGCCCGCATCGTCGTGGTTCCGGCCATCACCCTGTGGACCTCCCTGCGGGCCCGGCCCACCCGGACCGGCGTGAGTTTCCGCGCCTACCTGGACCCGGATCTGCCCGGCACCCAGCGGGAAGAGACCCTGCTGAAGGAGGCCTTCCCGCAGGCGCAACTCCTGTGCCGCAGAGACGTCCGTCCGACCCTGGCCGAGGCGGACGGCCTGGGCGGGATGCTGCTCAGCGTGCACGGCACCGCCACCAGCGGCCTCGGCCAGGCGCTGCTGCTGGCACCGGACGACCCGCTGACGGCGGCGGAGTTGCTCACCTGTCGACTGCCGGAGGCGGTGCTGATGCCGGCCTGCTGGGCCGCCCGGCTCGATCTGCGCGGGGCGCAGGAACCCTTCGGCCTGCCCATCGCGGCGCTGCTGGCCGGTGCCCGGTGGGTGCTGGCCGGCACGGTGGAGGTCTCCGGAACGAGGACGGCCACCCTGCTGGGCGCGGTCTACCGGCGGCTGGCGGCCGGACTGGCCCCGGTGGACGCCCTGCGTGGGGCGCAACTGGACTACCTTCGCCGCTACCCCAACGCACCGGTGGCGCTGTGGGCGGGCCTGACCATCGTCGGTGACGGCTTCACCCCGGCGACCTTAGAGGCGGCGGAGCCGCTCGATGCGGGGCCCGGATGCTCGGGCTCCTAG